Proteins encoded together in one Bombiscardovia nodaiensis window:
- the amtP gene encoding ammonium transporter, which produces MDSGSTAWMLMAAGLVFLMTPALALFYGGMVRAKSVLNMLMLSLGAGIVTTLVWGVWGWSLAFAGKDIGGIFGDPGTGFLLRDTVVAKNGMFTSVDPKDALYPHIIDVGFQGALAMFAVALISGALAERVKFSTWIVFVALWVSFDYAPLAHMVWNHGLLAADGPISNALGAPLRDFAGGSVVQLNAAIAALVIVIIIGGRKGFGERLVGPHNLPMTLSGVGLLCFGWLGLNAGSAFSATGTAGYAWVSTALAVCSSALGWMVTQKIRSGHYTARGAAYGIMAGLAVISPAAASVAPLWAIVMGLAAGVACCFTVSLKYSLKYDDSLNVVGINGVAGLLGMLLLGLFAAGTGLFSGGGFRQLLVQFVVCLIVIVYSAVVTGVIAFALEKTLGWRLSEAQEEAGADIASQGERAYQLTNKFE; this is translated from the coding sequence ATGGATTCTGGTTCTACAGCTTGGATGCTGATGGCAGCGGGCTTGGTCTTCCTCATGACCCCCGCGCTCGCCCTCTTCTACGGAGGCATGGTGCGGGCTAAGAGCGTGCTCAACATGCTCATGCTCTCCCTGGGCGCCGGCATCGTTACCACGCTCGTCTGGGGGGTTTGGGGCTGGTCGTTGGCCTTTGCGGGCAAGGATATTGGCGGCATTTTTGGTGATCCGGGCACCGGCTTCCTCCTGCGGGATACGGTTGTGGCGAAGAACGGCATGTTTACGTCGGTGGACCCCAAGGACGCGCTCTACCCGCACATCATTGATGTGGGCTTCCAGGGGGCGCTCGCCATGTTCGCAGTGGCCCTGATTTCTGGTGCTCTGGCTGAGCGCGTGAAATTCTCAACCTGGATTGTATTCGTGGCTCTGTGGGTCTCCTTTGACTACGCGCCCCTAGCGCACATGGTGTGGAACCACGGGCTTTTGGCGGCGGACGGCCCTATTTCCAACGCTCTGGGAGCTCCCTTGCGCGACTTTGCTGGCGGCTCCGTGGTTCAGCTCAACGCGGCTATCGCTGCCCTGGTGATAGTGATTATTATTGGCGGCCGTAAGGGCTTTGGCGAGCGCCTGGTGGGGCCGCACAACCTGCCGATGACGCTCTCGGGAGTGGGCTTGCTCTGCTTCGGCTGGCTGGGGCTCAACGCGGGTTCGGCCTTCAGTGCCACGGGTACTGCCGGTTACGCGTGGGTTTCTACGGCGCTCGCCGTGTGCTCCTCGGCCCTGGGCTGGATGGTGACACAGAAGATTCGTTCTGGGCACTACACGGCTCGCGGCGCGGCTTACGGCATTATGGCTGGTCTGGCGGTCATCTCCCCGGCTGCCGCCTCGGTGGCACCCCTGTGGGCCATTGTGATGGGCCTGGCTGCGGGTGTGGCCTGCTGCTTCACGGTCTCCCTCAAATACAGCCTCAAGTACGACGATTCGCTCAACGTGGTGGGCATTAACGGCGTGGCAGGGTTGCTGGGTATGCTCCTGCTCGGCTTGTTTGCTGCCGGCACCGGGCTGTTCTCGGGCGGCGGCTTCCGTCAGCTCCTGGTGCAGTTTGTGGTCTGCTTGATCGTTATTGTCTACTCGGCTGTGGTGACGGGCGTCATTGCCTTTGCCCTAGAGAAGACGCTGGGCTGGCGGCTCTCCGAGGCTCAGGAGGAGGCGGGCGCGGATATTGCCTCCCAGGGCGAGCGGGCTTATCAGCTGACGAACAAGTTCGAGTGA
- a CDS encoding acetyltransferase: MSAQDEIRLVQVSEESQAYARAAWQYMQDCKAVDDETAGLGCLESFESAEDAERGWVPQALKEAAGTDLPEGWVPAVQFYALNAADQIVGMIQLRLALTDYLRLYGGHIGYSVHPSFRRRGYATYILRDCLDQARARSMDRVLITCNPSNEGSRRTILACGGTLENTVQEPGVGPHERYWISL, from the coding sequence ATGAGCGCGCAAGACGAGATTCGGCTGGTGCAGGTGAGTGAAGAGTCGCAGGCCTACGCGCGGGCGGCCTGGCAGTACATGCAGGACTGCAAGGCGGTGGACGACGAAACCGCTGGCCTGGGCTGCTTGGAGTCCTTTGAGAGCGCTGAGGATGCGGAGCGCGGTTGGGTTCCGCAGGCGCTGAAAGAGGCTGCAGGCACGGATTTGCCGGAGGGCTGGGTGCCTGCTGTGCAATTTTATGCGCTCAACGCGGCCGACCAAATAGTGGGGATGATTCAGCTGCGCCTGGCGCTCACCGACTATTTGCGGCTCTACGGCGGGCACATCGGCTACTCGGTCCACCCCAGTTTCCGCAGGCGGGGATACGCGACGTACATACTGCGTGATTGCTTGGACCAGGCCCGCGCTCGCAGCATGGACCGCGTGCTCATCACCTGCAACCCGAGCAACGAAGGTAGCCGGCGGACCATCCTCGCCTGCGGAGGCACCCTCGAAAACACCGTCCAAGAGCCCGGCGTCGGCCCCCACGAGCGCTACTGGATCAGCCTGTGA
- the rihB gene encoding ribosylpyrimidine nucleosidase: MLTSTTGNTSARTTSTDASATSPASATTAGKSTKIILDLDTGIDDTLALSYILASPEAELIGVTGTYGNVVVDHGLANDLRLLAMYGREDIPVFRGIDHPSTASSFEVPPDSAIFHGSNGTGDAQIPAETTRQPQEQSSVDFMIESARKYPKGELVIVPTGALTSVAAALEQAPDIVDKVRIVLMGGSLTQPGNMNPFTEANISQDPEAANALFHTAADITMVGLDVTTQVLMTREDTRALRETGTQVGTFLADMTDYYISISEQEDGDNYQGGCNLHDPLAAAVALDPSLVTTFATNLMVETDGPQRGRTIGDPSRILQTPKPTKVALEVDADRFTKRFMDRLLTLARSSK, encoded by the coding sequence ATGCTAACCAGCACCACCGGCAACACCAGCGCACGCACCACCAGCACGGATGCCAGCGCAACAAGCCCAGCAAGCGCAACCACCGCGGGCAAAAGCACCAAAATCATCCTGGATCTGGACACGGGCATCGACGACACCCTGGCCCTCTCCTACATCCTAGCCTCGCCCGAAGCTGAGCTCATCGGCGTGACTGGCACCTACGGCAACGTCGTAGTGGACCACGGCCTGGCGAACGACCTGCGCTTGCTGGCCATGTACGGGCGCGAAGACATCCCGGTATTCAGGGGCATCGACCACCCCTCTACCGCCAGCTCCTTCGAAGTGCCGCCAGATTCCGCCATTTTCCACGGCTCGAACGGCACCGGCGACGCGCAAATCCCGGCCGAAACCACCCGCCAGCCCCAGGAGCAGAGCTCGGTGGACTTCATGATTGAGTCCGCCCGCAAGTACCCCAAGGGCGAGCTCGTCATCGTCCCCACCGGCGCCCTGACCTCCGTGGCGGCGGCCCTGGAGCAGGCCCCAGACATCGTCGACAAGGTCCGTATCGTACTCATGGGCGGCAGCCTGACCCAGCCCGGCAACATGAACCCCTTCACCGAGGCCAACATCTCCCAGGACCCAGAGGCCGCCAACGCCCTCTTCCACACCGCCGCCGACATCACCATGGTGGGCTTGGACGTCACCACGCAGGTGCTCATGACCCGCGAAGACACCCGGGCCCTGCGCGAGACCGGCACCCAGGTGGGCACGTTCCTGGCCGACATGACCGACTACTATATCTCCATCTCCGAGCAGGAGGACGGTGACAACTACCAGGGCGGCTGCAACCTGCACGACCCCCTGGCTGCCGCCGTGGCTCTGGACCCCAGTCTGGTCACCACTTTCGCCACGAATCTGATGGTCGAGACGGATGGCCCCCAGCGCGGCCGCACTATCGGCGACCCAAGCCGCATTTTGCAGACCCCCAAGCCCACCAAGGTGGCGCTCGAAGTAGACGCGGACCGCTTCACCAAGCGCTTTATGGACCGCCTACTCACGCTCGCCAGGTCCAGCAAGTAG
- a CDS encoding MFS transporter translates to MTEVTSTAAQSAQSAQAAQAQTQPDPNSEAEINRRKTKKSLPALLTIFLLGTLMVQAFNLVFQNVGDSLGMSANAALISTLPGIVLGVVCMLYGTLCDFISPKKMTLFGVFALIFGSLLGFFGSFNFWIVLVARIIQTAGGQVAGSVFLVMAMKYLNNKERAFYLGMFNAVYYASSAVGVFAGGLIASIDWKYLLLVPLLSVFFIPLIIKDTPDISGKGDRIDIFGISLFAVVAGLVAIYFSFPSGWILGLLALFVLAFAAYVWKGKNPFLSKRFLTNKGYMSVLLALFVFYFFNFACVPIYNVIGDQIYHISLSQVSLCLTVVYIVATLVGCISGAIIAALGRVRMLVLSAVLMIIGAVGSAVLITSGFWLLTFMACIFIAGITMSYTPLYDSFSVTLPQDENGRGVGIGDLMMNTSASIGMAVYSGLMANKGFGSRGFFGVSAGSAAQASNMFLVMGAAAVVALLIVGVVHKHLSRQQAAQ, encoded by the coding sequence ATGACAGAAGTCACCTCAACCGCGGCCCAATCGGCCCAATCGGCGCAGGCAGCTCAGGCCCAAACCCAGCCCGACCCCAATTCTGAGGCCGAGATCAACCGCCGCAAGACCAAAAAATCCCTACCCGCCCTCCTGACCATCTTCCTGCTCGGCACCCTGATGGTCCAGGCCTTCAATCTCGTCTTCCAAAACGTGGGCGACTCCCTGGGCATGTCCGCCAACGCCGCGCTCATCTCCACCCTGCCCGGCATTGTGCTCGGCGTGGTCTGCATGCTCTACGGCACCCTGTGCGACTTTATCTCCCCTAAAAAGATGACCCTGTTCGGCGTCTTCGCCCTGATTTTCGGCAGCCTTCTGGGCTTCTTCGGCTCCTTCAACTTCTGGATTGTGCTCGTCGCGCGCATCATCCAGACCGCAGGCGGCCAAGTTGCAGGCTCCGTCTTCCTGGTCATGGCCATGAAGTACCTGAATAATAAGGAGCGCGCCTTCTATCTGGGCATGTTCAACGCGGTCTACTACGCCTCCTCCGCGGTGGGCGTCTTCGCGGGCGGCCTAATTGCCTCCATCGACTGGAAGTACCTCCTGCTCGTCCCCCTACTCTCCGTATTCTTCATTCCGCTGATCATCAAGGACACCCCCGATATCTCCGGCAAGGGTGACCGCATCGACATCTTCGGCATCTCCCTGTTCGCCGTGGTCGCGGGCCTGGTCGCCATTTACTTCTCCTTCCCCTCCGGCTGGATTCTAGGCCTGCTCGCGCTCTTCGTCCTGGCCTTCGCAGCTTACGTATGGAAGGGCAAGAACCCCTTCTTGAGCAAGCGCTTCCTGACCAACAAGGGCTACATGTCAGTCCTCCTGGCCCTCTTCGTCTTCTACTTCTTCAACTTCGCCTGCGTGCCGATTTACAACGTCATCGGCGACCAGATTTACCACATCTCCCTGAGCCAGGTCTCCCTGTGCCTGACCGTGGTCTACATTGTGGCCACCCTGGTCGGCTGCATTTCGGGCGCTATTATCGCCGCTCTGGGCCGCGTGCGCATGTTGGTGCTCTCGGCAGTGCTCATGATTATCGGCGCAGTGGGTTCCGCGGTCCTGATTACGAGCGGCTTCTGGCTGCTTACATTCATGGCCTGCATTTTCATCGCCGGCATCACCATGTCCTACACGCCCCTCTACGACTCCTTCTCCGTCACCCTTCCACAAGATGAAAACGGGCGCGGCGTAGGTATCGGCGACCTGATGATGAACACCTCCGCCTCCATCGGCATGGCGGTTTACTCCGGCCTCATGGCCAACAAGGGCTTCGGCTCTCGCGGCTTCTTCGGCGTGTCTGCGGGCTCTGCGGCTCAGGCCTCGAACATGTTCCTGGTCATGGGCGCCGCGGCCGTAGTGGCTCTGCTTATCGTCGGCGTTGTACACAAGCACCTGTCCCGTCAGCAAGCCGCCCAGTGA